A region of Lycium barbarum isolate Lr01 chromosome 3, ASM1917538v2, whole genome shotgun sequence DNA encodes the following proteins:
- the LOC132634267 gene encoding uncharacterized protein LOC132634267, which yields MKIIDDDSLRVSYPWGSLSFNWLVRSIRGCVKTFKSTPSTRYMISGFPYALNVWLLEVFPIFRGFSSFHGLKSPRMLSWGPSKQVDYKVITDNFFHAEKRFKKFIVHAVVVGTEQEMLDYPVALKFPDDSGPCSSRAVLPSEVTSQIVDGVLSSVKKQLDDERSTIVNQVKVWPFIFLFLSLLI from the exons ATGAAGATAATTGACGATGACAGTCTTCGGGTGTCTTACCCTTGGGGTTCTCttagttttaattggttggtacggtcgattcgtggttgtgtgaagactttcaagagcacgccatctacacgttatatgattagtggtttcccttacgctttaaatgtgtggctgttggaggttttccctatctttcgagggttttcaagttttcatggtctgaagtctcctcgtatgttgtcttggggtccttcaaagcaagttgattataaagttattactgataatttcttccatgctgaaaaa agattcaagaaatttattgtccatgctgttgttgttggtacgGAACAAGAGATGCTGGATTATCCAGTTGCACTTAAATTTCCTGATGATTCAGGCCCTTGTTCTTCCCGTGCGGTTTTGCCATCTGAAGTTACTTCTCAGATAGTTGAT ggtgttttgtctagtgtgaagaagcaacttgatgatgaacgatctacaattgtcaatcaagtaaaggtatggccttttatttttttatttttgagtttgttaatatga